The genomic segment GGTTCCAGTAGGCGGCGCTCGCGTCGTCCGAGATCGCGTAGTAGGCGCCGCCCATCGCCAGGGCGCGGCCGCCGACGCCGTAGCTCAGGAAGGCGCCGGGGGTGCCGCCGGACTGGGCGGAGGCGCTCAAGACGAGGCCCATAAAAACGCAAGCGCGCGCCAAGGTCTGTACAAGCACCGACGCGCGCGCGCAGCGCACAGGGGACCAGCCCCTCGCAATTTTAGCGGGCATACTATTCGGTAGCCTGACACTCCCCCAAGACCGGGAGTCATGGCTTTGCGCCCCCACCTTGCGATGGGTTTGCCGTTATCGCCTGTTGGGCGCCTACGGGCACCGGACCGCCCGCTGGATCTCCAACCCCCTTGATCCAAAAACGGTCCGGAAGCGCGAAACAGGATGCTACATCAGAAGTGTAACGGAATTGTTTCTTTTGTCAAGACCCGCGAATGAGCGTACTTACTATAGGGTCCCGCCCTCCGTCGTCGAATGGCCCCCTTCTTTTAGGTCGAAGGACCCTTTTATGCCGTCATTGAGAAGCCTATCCTTCGAGGATGACACGAGTTCGGGCGCTGACCAGGAGCGCGGCCGCGGTCATGGCCGCCGTTCTCGTCCTGTCCTGCCCCGGCCAGGAAGCCTTCGCTCAGACGGTGCGCGTCGCGCGGCCGGGGCCGTCCGCCGGAGCGGTCTCACTCATCCCCTCGGCGGCCCTCCCGTCCGGAGCCTCGCTCCCGCTCACGGGCGCCCCGCTCTCCGCGCCGGCCCTCTCGCCGGCCTTGGCGGCGCCGTCGATCGACCCCGCGCCGCGTCCCGCCGCGCCGGTCCGCGCGGCCGCCGCGGCGCCGTCCCCCGTCCGGCTCAAGGCCGCCGTACCGAGCGCGAAGGAGCTCGAGCGGCGGACCGCCGGCCTCAAGGAGCGCGCGGCCGAGCAGAAGCTCATCGATCGCGTCCTCAAGGTGTCCATCGCGCTCGAGAGGATCGAGACCGGCGGCGCGGCCCGGGAGGAGGATCTCAAGGCCACCGCGGACCGGGCTTGGAGCGAGGGCCTTCCCGCGCCGGCCTCCGAGGCCGCGGTCCCGGCCGCGCCTTCGTCCCCGAGCCCCGTCCTTGCGAAAGCCGGCGGCGCCGGGCCGGACCGGATGAACGGTCCTCCCTCCGCGCAGGCGCCCGCGCCCGTCAAGCCCAAGCCCGCTTTTTTCCGTACCAAGGCCAAGGAGGCGAAGCTCGCCCTGGGCCGAGTCCTGGACCGCGCCCTTTCCTCCGTCGGTTCGCTGTCGCGCCGTCTCCCGGCGCCGCTCGTGACGGTCACGGCGGCCGTCGCGACCTTCGCCGCCGACCATGCGGCGCGCCTGCTCCTTCCCGCGGTGTTCGGCTTCACGCCGGCCGTCGGCCTCTGGGTCCTGGCGGGCCTGGGCGGCGTGATGATCCCCGCCCTCGTCGCGACGCGGATCGCCCTGGCCCGCGGAGGCGACCCGGCGCACGCGCCGCTGACGCGCTACGCCGACGGCCTCCTCGGCGTGTTCGCCGGCGCCGCGGCCGTGACCGCCCTCGGACTGACGGGGCTCGATCTGACCGCCGCGTTCTTGGGTGCCGCGGTCAAGGGCGCCGGGCTCGTCAGCCTGGCCCCCCTGCTGGGAGCGCTCGCCTTCATGGCCGCCCTGCCCGTCGTCTACGGCGCCGGGCACACGGCCTGGGGCCTGCGGAACAAGGTCCGGATCGCGCCGGAGTTCCCCGTGGAGATCCCGTTCAGCCTCATGCTCCTGCCCATGCTCTTCTCCCCGATGATGCGCTTCATCTCCCTGACCGGCGGCGTCACCGACCTCCTCGCCTTCCCCCTGCTGTTCGCCGCCGTCGCCGCCTACCGGCTCAGCCGCCGCTTCCTGACGCGCATGACGGCGAAGGGCGCCTCGCCGGCGGCCGCCGGGTTCTCCGTCCGGGAGCTCCTGACGCGCTGGCGCCTCGACCGGATCCCCGGGGAGGCCACGACCCCCGAGAGGGAGATCCGCCGCGCCCGCGTCCAGGCCGCGTGGTGGGGCGGGGCCCTGGTCCTGGGCAGCCTCGCTCTGCTCTCGCTGCTCAAGCTGTCGGTGCCCGCGGCCCTCGCGGCGGCGGGCGCCTCGTTGACGGGCTCGCTCATGACCATGGCGCCGATGATCGTCCTGTCGGGCTTCGCCGCGGCCCTCTTCATGCGGGTCAAGCGCGTCTCCTCGGGCCCGTACGTCGAGACGGTCCGGGACCTCGCGCGGCGGGCGAAGGTGCCGATGCCGCGCGTGTACGCCGGCGCGAGCACCGGCGACCCCAACGCCTTCGCCGCGGGCGGCGTCCAGCTCCTCTCCGTGGTGGCGGTCAAGGGCTACATCACGCGCCTCATGACCGTCCGCGAGATGAGCGGCGTGCTGGCGCACGAGCTCAGCCACGTGAAGTACCGCCACATGCTGACCCTGTTCGCCTCCATCGCCTGCCTCCAGCTCCTCTCCGGCGGCGCGGTCACGCTGTGGCAGATGGCGCTGGGCTATTGGACGCCCCTGCTCTGGATGATCGGGGCCATGGGGCTGACCCGGGCCAACGAACGCATGGCGGACGCCGGCGCGGCGAAGCTCACCGGCGACCCTCGCGGCCTGGCCACGGGCCTGCGCAAGTTCGCGCTGCTCGGCCTCGAGGACGATAAGATGCCGCACCGCGAGGGCAGCTGGCTGTACCGGCTGCTGCTGTCCCACCCCGACCCGCTGGAACGCGTCCAGACCTTGGGCCGGATGATCGAGAAGCCCCGATAGCCGCAAGCCGGTCACAACCCCTGGACAAGCCATAACGGGCCTGATACACTCGGGGAGACATGCCCACACCCGAGCAGGAGGTTATGGACGCTCGCCGCAAGCGCACCCTCTGGCTGCTGGCCGGCGGCGCCGCCTCCCTGATCCTGCCTCTCCTCGGCGTGCTGTACATGCGCATGAACGAGGTGAAGACCGCGCGGCCTCCCGACAGCTCGGTCACGTTCGAGCGGCGCGAGAAGGGCGAGGAGAAGGTCAACGTCTCCCAGACCGTGACCATCGTCGCTCCGCCCGCGGCGGGCAACCCGGCGCAGTCGTCGCTGCCCGTCGCGGGCGGCATGACGATGACGCCGGCGCCCGGCGGCGGCTCCTCCCTCGACTTCGTGAAGGGCGGGACGAACAACAGCTATTACCAGGACAAGGCGGCCGCGCCGCCGCCCGCGGCCCCGCCCCCCGCGCCGCCCTCCGCGGCGTCCATGCCCGCCGCGGAGGCCGCTCCGAAGACCGCCGCCCAGAAGGGCGGCAAGAAGGCGTTCAACATGCCCAAGCTCCAGGGCACCAAGAGCTTCAGCTCCTTCAAGGGCGCGTCGCCGAAGCCGACCGGCGCCCCGTCCGGGATGACCGGCGTCGCCGACCCCCAGGCGGGCAAGGGCGGCGGCGACATGGCCGACATGCTCAAGGGCGTGCCCGGCGGGGTCGACAACCCCGAAGTCCAGAAGTACCTGAAGAGCCAGGGCAAATAACGCCCCGTGCGTCCCCTCCTTCTCGTCATCGCGGTGGTGTGCCTGTCCCTTCCCGCCCTGCTGATCCGCGGCGCGCGCGCGCCGATCGAGGCCATCGGCTTCTGGCGCCTGTTCCTCGCCTGCGCCGTCCTGGCTCCGTGGGCCTGGAGCCGCCGCAAGACCATGACCGTTCCCGTGAGCCGGTCCATCGCGATCGCCGGGACTTTGTTCTTCCTCCATCTGTGGACCTTCACCTGGGCCGTGTCGCACACGAGCGTGGCCCACCTCATGCTCGCCTTCTCGACGCATCCGGTGTGGACGGGGCTCGGGGCGTGGCTTCTCTTCAAGGAGCCCCTCGGGCGCCGGGAGCTCGGCGCCTTCGCGCTCGCGGCGGCGGGCGTCGTCCTGCTGTTCGGCGGCTCGCTGCGCATGGGCGGGTCGGGCCTCGCGGGAGACCTCTCCGCGCTGCTCTCGGCGATGTTCTTCTCCGCCTGGGTGCTCGCCGGCCGGCGCGTCCGGCGCGGCCTCGACACGGTCAGCTTCCTGTTCGCGGCCTACGCGACCGCCGCGCTCCTGTTCCTCGCCGCGGGCGCGGCGCGGGGCGGCGCCTGGTCGGGCTGGCCCGCGTCCACCTGGGCGGCGCTCGCGACCTTGGCCTTCGCGGTCAGCCTCGGCGGCCACGGCCTGTTCACCTACCTGCTCAACGCCTACGGCGTGCTCGCGCTCAGCTGCGCCAAGCTGGTCGAGCCGATCCTGGCCGCGGTCGGCGCCTTCTGGCTGTTCGGCGAGCCGCTCTCGCCGCGGCTCGGCGCGGCCTTCGCGCTCATCGCGACGGGCGTCGTCGTCCTGCTCCGCTCCCCCCGGGGAAGGCCGGGACCGCGCGAGGACCTGGCCGAAGCCTAGCGGGATTCCGCGAGCAGGCGGTCGAGCGCGGGGATGTGCGACCGCGCCCGCGGCAGGAGGCGGGCGCGGATCAGCTCCTTCACCTCGGGATCGAGGCTCTCGTCCTCGAGCGCCTTCTCATAGCCGTGGAGGCCGTGAGCCTCCTCCTGCTTCAAGGCCCGGAGCGCCGCCTTGCGGCCGACGATCA from the Elusimicrobiota bacterium genome contains:
- a CDS encoding M48 family metalloprotease, with the protein product MTRVRALTRSAAAVMAAVLVLSCPGQEAFAQTVRVARPGPSAGAVSLIPSAALPSGASLPLTGAPLSAPALSPALAAPSIDPAPRPAAPVRAAAAAPSPVRLKAAVPSAKELERRTAGLKERAAEQKLIDRVLKVSIALERIETGGAAREEDLKATADRAWSEGLPAPASEAAVPAAPSSPSPVLAKAGGAGPDRMNGPPSAQAPAPVKPKPAFFRTKAKEAKLALGRVLDRALSSVGSLSRRLPAPLVTVTAAVATFAADHAARLLLPAVFGFTPAVGLWVLAGLGGVMIPALVATRIALARGGDPAHAPLTRYADGLLGVFAGAAAVTALGLTGLDLTAAFLGAAVKGAGLVSLAPLLGALAFMAALPVVYGAGHTAWGLRNKVRIAPEFPVEIPFSLMLLPMLFSPMMRFISLTGGVTDLLAFPLLFAAVAAYRLSRRFLTRMTAKGASPAAAGFSVRELLTRWRLDRIPGEATTPEREIRRARVQAAWWGGALVLGSLALLSLLKLSVPAALAAAGASLTGSLMTMAPMIVLSGFAAALFMRVKRVSSGPYVETVRDLARRAKVPMPRVYAGASTGDPNAFAAGGVQLLSVVAVKGYITRLMTVREMSGVLAHELSHVKYRHMLTLFASIACLQLLSGGAVTLWQMALGYWTPLLWMIGAMGLTRANERMADAGAAKLTGDPRGLATGLRKFALLGLEDDKMPHREGSWLYRLLLSHPDPLERVQTLGRMIEKPR
- a CDS encoding DMT family transporter: MRPLLLVIAVVCLSLPALLIRGARAPIEAIGFWRLFLACAVLAPWAWSRRKTMTVPVSRSIAIAGTLFFLHLWTFTWAVSHTSVAHLMLAFSTHPVWTGLGAWLLFKEPLGRRELGAFALAAAGVVLLFGGSLRMGGSGLAGDLSALLSAMFFSAWVLAGRRVRRGLDTVSFLFAAYATAALLFLAAGAARGGAWSGWPASTWAALATLAFAVSLGGHGLFTYLLNAYGVLALSCAKLVEPILAAVGAFWLFGEPLSPRLGAAFALIATGVVVLLRSPRGRPGPREDLAEA